A part of Aegilops tauschii subsp. strangulata cultivar AL8/78 chromosome 2, Aet v6.0, whole genome shotgun sequence genomic DNA contains:
- the LOC109750742 gene encoding septin and tuftelin-interacting protein 1 homolog 1-like: protein MAMLESNIDFSTLLDTSDSGEDKPLNPSVMSGSFVFLPNRAVANMMRRWNYREGSGLGAQGQGIVAPIQAVVRVRRRPKAGLGYREKPYDNGLHVPPEPPVEEECREWENIARAMRLETECCETILALLQDMRLQGDDSVETMDALKAMAESKKGLHGKRMLGTWKARLPSSAARYIIEQVITPRMVVDVREWKPSWDPDCHDWLRPLIPLIGHLPESLYGTVESKIRNGDYEVVSPWKEYLSPVQWDTFSKLHILPMLTRLVRDMRITPPKQTDPSFRMVMLWAPLLRVQDVVSILEAEQFFDKWEGALRHWLQAAKPSLGEATAWCTGWKTLFTPELLADETVLAHLDAGLDMVDPAMQDLDSLFSKL, encoded by the coding sequence ATGGCGATGCTAGAGTCCAACATCGACTTCTCTACGCTGCTCGACACGAGCGACTCCGGCGAAGACAAGCCGCTCAATCCATCAGTTATGTCCGGCAGCTTCGTGTTCCTCCCCAATCGGGCGGTGGCGAACATGATGCGGCGATGGAATTACCGGGAAGGCTCGGGCCTCGGCGCGCAGGGGCAAGGGATCGTCGCGCCTATACAGGCCGTCGTGCGGGTGCGGCGGCGTCCAAAGGCCGGCCTCGGCTACCGTGAGAAACCATACGACAATGGTCTCCATgtgccgccggagccgcccgtgGAGGAGGAGTGCCGTGAGTGGGAGAATATTGCACGGGCTATGCGGCTTGAGACGGAGTGCTGCGAGACGATCCTCGCGCTCCTACAAGACATGAGGCTTCAAGGGGACGACAGCGTGGAGACGATGGATGCGCTGAAGGCCATGGCCGAGTCCAAGAAGGGGCTCCATGGGAAGCGCATGCTGGGGACGTGGAAAGCCAGGCTGCCTTCTTCCGCCGCGCGCTACATAATCGAGCAGGTGATCACGCCGAGGATGGTCGTCGACGTGCGAGAGTGGAAGCCGTCATGGGATCCGGACTGTCACGACTGGCTACGCCCGTTGATTCCTCTCATCGGCCACTTACCCGagagcctctacggtaccgtggaGAGCAAGATCAGGAACGGTGACTACGAAGTCGTCTCGCCATGGAAGGAGTACCTTAGCCCGGTGCAATGGGACACCTTCAGCAAGCTTCACATCCTGCCAATGCTAACACGGTTAGTACGGGACATGAGGATCACGCCGCCGAAGCAAACCGACCCTTCCTTCCGGATGGTGATGTTGTGGGCACCTCTCCTGCGCGTTCAAGACGTGGTGTCGATCCTAGAAGCTGAACAGTTCTTTGACAAATGGGAAGGCGCGCTGCGACACTGGCTGCAAGCCGCGAAGCCCTCGTTGGGGGAGGCCACCGCATGGTGCACCGGCTGGAAGACGCTCTTCACGCCAGAGTTGCTCGCCGATGAAACTGTGCTCGCGCATCTTGATGCTGGCCTTGATATGGTCGATCCTGCAATGCAAGACCTCGACAGTCTTTTTAGCAAATTGTAG
- the LOC109750744 gene encoding probable pectinesterase/pectinesterase inhibitor 51, whose protein sequence is MPRAHPRRRRLLPVAAAAAALALLALLVLLPTASPGGPAAPAFLLRAAIAAHPSPASYAHPCADHLSLSLHRLRAALSALESGDLPAALHLASASLQCQYDCSHLLSLPAFPSHPLTSRFLNSLTPQTLTADPKPASFYSTLAAFPARIRAAATVCKSNPACDFSNVQDAVNAAPNYTAGHFLITVSAGIYKENVVVPFEKTNILLVGEGMGATVITASRSVGIEGLGTYDTATVAVVGDGFRARDITFENTAGAGAHQAVAFRSDSDRSVLENVEFRGHQDTLYARTMRQLYRRCHITGTVDFVFGNAAAMFEECVIETVPRAEGSGKSARNVVAANGRIDPGQTTGFVFQNCTVDGSKDFVVLFQAKPQSYRLYLGRPWKEYARTLFVSCYLGKVVRPEGWLPWRGDFALKTLYYGEFDSRGPGANQTSRVGWSSQTPEQHVTFYSVENFIQGHEWIVY, encoded by the coding sequence ATGCCGCGGGCccacccccgccgccgccgcctcctccccgtcgccgcggcggcggccgccctcGCGCTCCTCGCGCTGCTCGTCCTCCTGCCCACCGCGTCGCCGGGGGGACCCGCGGCCCCCGCCTTCCTCCTCCGCGCGGCCATAGCCGCGCACCCGTCCCCCGCCTCCTACGCGCACCCGTGCGCCGaccacctctccctctcgctccaCCGCCTCCGCGCCGCGCTCTCCGCGCTGGAGTCCGGCGACCTGCCCGCGGCGCTCCACCTCGCCTCCGCCTCGCTCCAGTGCCAGTACGACTGCTCCCACCTCCTGTCGCTCCCCGCCTTCCCCTCCCACCCGCTCACCTCCCGCTTCCTCAACTCCCTCACCCCGCAGACGCTAACCGCAGACCCCAAACCCGCCTCCTTCTACTCCACACTCGCAGCCTTTCCGGCGAGGATCCGTGCGGCCGCCACCGTCTGCAAGTCCAATCCAGCGTGCGACTTCTCCAACGTGCAAGACGCCGTCAATGCGGCGCCGAATTACACTGCCGGGCACTTCCTCATCACCGTCTCTGCAGGTATATACAAGGAAAACGTCGTAGTTCCGTTCGAGAAGACCAACATTTTGCTGGTGGGTGAGGGAATGGGGGCTACCGTGATCACTGCCTCACGGAGCGTCGGGATCGAAGGTCTTGGCACTTATGACACCGCGACGGTGGCTGTCGTTGGCGATGGCTTCCGGGCGAGGGACATCACATTTGAGAATACTGCTGGGGCAGGAGCTCACCAGGCGGTTGCGTTCCGGTCAGACAGCGACCGGTCGGTGCTGGAGAATGTGGAGTTCCGAGGGCATCAGGACACCTTGTATGCTCGCACAATGCGGCAATTGTATCGCCGATGCCATATTACTGGAACTGTGGATTTTGTGTTTGGGAATGCCGCGGCTATGTTTGAGGAATGCGTGATTGAGACGGTGCCGCGGGCAGAGGGGTCTGGGAAGAGCGCGCGCAATGTGGTGGCAGCAAATGGGAGGATTGATCCAGGGCAGACCACAGGGTTTGTGTTTCAAAATTGCACAGTGGATGGCAGCAAAGATTTCGTTGTGTTGTTCCAGGCAAAGCCACAGTCGTACCGGCTCTACTTGGGGCGTCCATGGAAGGAGTATGCAAGGACACTATTTGTCAGCTGTTATTTAGGCAAGGTTGTCAGGCCGGAGGGTTGGCTTCCTTGGCGAGGGGATTTTGCACTCAAGACATTGTATTATGGGGAGTTTGATAGTCGAGGCCCTGGTGCAAATCAGACATCAAGGGTCGGGTGGAGCAGTCAGACACCAGAACAGCATGTCACATTCTACTCAGTAGAGAACTTTATTCAAGGACATGAATGGATTGTGTACTAA
- the LOC109750729 gene encoding uncharacterized protein, with translation MDLLSGRVVHGCSPSWRGVKSLRFPPLLGSWAAGSSAFPGCSCALAVCRNGSAVVPFAKKKRKGYSVEPPDGEETKDGASDEIEGMVEDVDGEEEGGDEEDAGDDDIVDDDDSDNDDDYDFEDEFESDDEQDLYVGDGGAGGGVSLAGTWWGKEALALAEEVSASFDGDLKIYAFKATANLEIRVRIEKMSTRYGSPTIDDIEAYTIAYRAKLDDAESAGRIPKNVSLEVSSPGVERVIRVPDDLERFKERSMYVRYVMTSEDAATAQEGDGVFRLISYDVDLCECTWGIADVKINRQQTGKGRPLSKKQREWRLQTPFESLKLVRVYSEC, from the exons ATGGATTTGCTCTCTGGGAGAGTGGTTCACGGGTGCTCGCCGTCCTGGAGAGGCGTCAAATCGCTGAGATTCCCTCCCCTGCTTGGTTCTTGGGCCGCCGGCAGCAGCGCGTTTCCTGGATGCTCCTGCGCGCTAGCTGTTTGTAGAAATGGGTCAGCGGTGGTGCCCTTTGCCAAGAAGAAGAGGAAGGGGTACAGCGTGGAGCCGCCTGATGGAGAGGAGACGAAAGATGGTGCTTCTGATGAGATAGAGGGTATGGTCGAGGATGTTGATGGCGAGGAGGAGGGGGGCGACGAGGAGGATGCTGGCGATGACG ATATAGTGGATGACGATGACAGCGACAATGATGATGACTATGATTTCGAAGATGAATTTGAGAGTGATGATGAACAAGACCTTTAT GTTGGAGATGGAGGTGCTGGTGGTGGAGTATCACTTGCTGGTACATGGTGGGGCAAGGAAGCTTTGGCATTGGCCGAGGAGGTTTCAGCATCATTCGATGGCGACTTGAAAATTTATGCTTTCAAGGCAACTGCAAATTTAGAAATCAGAGTTCGCATTGAGAAGATGTCCACTAG GTATGGTTCTCCAACTATTGATGACATTGAAGCGTACACAATTGCGTACCGTGCAAAGTTGGATGATGCAGAGTCAGCAGGCAGGATACCAAAGAACGTATCCTTGGAG GTGTCATCCCCTGGTGTGGAGAGAGTCATCCGTGTCCCGGACGACCTTGAACGCTTCAAAGAACGGTCGATGTATGTCAGATACGTTATGACAAGCGAGGATGCAGCCACGGCCCAGGAAGGCGACGGTGTGTTCAGGCTCATTTCGTACGACGTGGACCTGTGTGAGTGCACCTGGGGCATAGCCGATGTTAAGATAAACCGGCAGCAGACCGGCAAGGGCAGGCCTCTGAGCAAGAAGCAGAGAGAATGGCGTCTGCAGACGCCGTTCGAGTCGCTGAAGTTGGTCAGGGTGTACTCTGAATGTTGA